The genome window CAGCTGCACGAATACTGCTACCGCGACGGGGCGTGCCTGCTGCTGCAGCCCGCGCCCTCGGCCGCCCCGCACGCGCTCGCCTCGCAGCCTTTGGGGGACCCCAGCGAGCCCGAGGACAGTGGCGGCTACTGCTGCGAGGCAGGGGGGCCCCTAGGCGGCTTCCCCTACTCTCCCAGCTCGCCGCCCTCGTGCCTTGCTTACCCTTGCACCGCTGTGCTGTCCCCCGGGGCGCGGCTCCGTGGTCTGAACCGGGCGGccgcagcggcagcggcagcggcacgGCGACGGCGACGCGTGCGCTCCGAGGCGGAGCTGCAGCAGCTGCGACAAGCGGCCAATGTGCGGGAGCGACGCCGCATGCAGTCCATCAACGACGCCTTCGAGGGGCTGCGTTCGCACATCCCCACGCTGCCCTACGAAAAGCGCCTCTCCAAGGTAGATACGTTGCGCTTGGCCATCGGCTACATCAACTTCCTCAGCGAGCTGGTGCAGGCGGACCTGCCGCTGCGCGGTGGTGGCCCAGGTGGCTGCGGGGGCCCAGGTGGCAGCCGGCACCTGGGCGGGGACAGCCCGGGTAACCAGGCTCAGAAAGTCATCATCTGCCATCGAGGCACCCGTAAGTGCGTCTGTGTCTTAGCACCAGCTGagggggacagggacagagacagaatgtTAGGAAGTCTGGCGCATGGGGCTGATTGATGAGGATGGACCATGGGTGGGCACTAGGAACCTTAAGGACAACCTTTCGGTTCTGTTTTCTGATGCTTGACCCGAACTCGGAGGACGAGCGTCCTCGCCAGACACGCACCTCCTTTGGTTCCAGGGAGGGGGCGCTAAGAGTTTGAGGGGTGGAGTAGAGAAGTGTCTCGGTTGCTTCAGAGGGGACCCTAAAGGAGCATGGGTGACTTCTGGGAACGTAGTTGAGTGTTCacaatctgttctctcctttctccttcccaggctccccctcccccagtgacccCGATTATGGCCTCCCTCCTCTTGCTGGGCACTCTCTCTCATGGACTGATGAAAAACAGcttaaagaacaaaatattatCCGTACAGCTAAAGTGTGGACCCCAGAGGACCCCAGAAAACTCAACAGTAAATCTTTCGACAACATAGAGAACCAACCACCTTTTGAGTTTATGTCCTGAGAAGTCTCTGTGCATATTGTAAGGTGTAAATACCTATaatgtaaatgtaatttaaagatcGCATTTTTCTAATGGCAATCAACTGTttgttatttatctatttattattctgTTGAGTTAATGAAATAGAttgtctctttttaaatatataatttatataatttatcatAATATTCTATAATATGCAACAGAGGATGATTTTCCCCAGCACCTTTGGCAGAACTCTGAGTTGTTGGAAGAACTCTGGCCAGAAATTTTTCATGCTTATTTAATACCAGATTCGGTTTATTTCTAAGCGTTGTTAATAAATGCTATTCGCTGGTGTTTCTATAAGCTATTTGTCTGTAGATCATAGGAGTGACTGCATTCAAAAGAATTGACTTCCTTAAAAGTGACGGAAGGAGAGGCTCAAATCCTAACATCTAGAAGTAAACTACCTTTCGTTTAGATTTGGTCTGAAGGGGAGTGGGTGTAGATGGGAGAATAAATCCAAGATCTCTGACAGCCACCAATCTGTCATGCTGGCTCTCAATAGTACAGCTTGCCTCTGTTTGTACCCTAACTACCGAACACCTCATGGGACAGCTAGGTCATGGGTAatttattattcccattttctaGAGTGGGAAAGCTGAGGTTTAGGGACAATGTTTGGCATGCCCAAGTGACTGCCACAGTGCCTAAtcagagaggccaggcaggggaGAGGGCTTTTCTGCTTGCACTGGCTAGGGAGCTAGAACTGCTCTAGAGCTGGGCCCTGATGCCTCCTTTCCTCACATAAGCATCAGGTTCCTGAAGTTCAGTCTCTCCCCTGAAAGGAACTGGAGTAGCTGACCTTGTTGAAGTCAGGAGATCCCTCACAACTTTCAGGGGTTTGGGGTAAGGCCGAGAGGaactctccaccccacccccacccggccaCCTCTACACTTGGGTTATTTTTGAAACCTTTCTTAGTCCTCCTCTGCCCACAACAGGAGGAAGGCCAGTTTGAGGCAGAGGTAACAGGGTCGCCCTCTAGCGAACCGAAAGAGAAGCGATGGAGAAGTCTGGACCCTCAGCCAGAAAGCCTGTGAAGCCTGGGCAGGACTTGTCTCCCCCAGGCCACGGTGGACTCCCAGGCCCTGCAGACCCTCCCCCCGCCCCGGCCAGTGCTGTCTGGGCTCTTGGTGGCTAGTGGAGGGTTCGGCgcgtgggggcggggcaggagaCGCTCGCTTTGGCCTGGAACCTTTGACTCTGGAGTCACCGCAGGCCGGGTCAAGGTGAGTTGCTTCTCAGAGCAGCGCAAACCTGGGGAGTCCAAGTGCAACCGCGCGTCTTCCTATTGCCCtcgtcccctccctcccccccaaccaccgcgcgtgcgcgtgcgtgcgcgcgcgcctgcCCGGAGGACCGCGTACAGACAGCATGCTAATCGCTTTAACCTAGTTTCAGACCCACCGAGGGGTTCCCCCGCGCGCGCCGCGGGTGCCATGGACTTCATCCAAGAGTAATTAAAGCGAGGCTAGGAGCTGGACCGACCCTGCCGAGCAGCCTGGCCAGACACGCTAAGATTCTGGGTCGCGACGCTCCCCAGCAGGCCTTGAGCCCTGAACCCCCTCACCTCATCCAgccttcttctcttttcccaccTCTTCTCCCCCTAAAAGTTGGTTTTACTCTGGAGATGtctgagaaggagaaaaaaaaataatttgatttttgcCTTGTATTACGGCCTCATTAAACACGAAAGTTGCTTTTGTACAAATGCTCTCATCAGGCATGTAATCTCATTACACTCATTAGAAAGTCAAATGTTAGACTTCAACTTCCTTATAAGTTATGaaagtgtatcttttttttttctctccttctgtgtaGACCTGCCTTTCGATTGGATGGGGCAGTGTGGCACTTCACAGTTCAAACACTACAATCATTGTGGTGTGGCACCTTTTATTTCgaatgccaattttttttttttttttttttttttttgtgattcaaTGCATCAACACATCCTTTAGTGCTGTGCAGATGAAGCGGAAGAGCCCAGCTAAGCGTGCAAAGCACCAAGGTCTCTATCTTGTCACTCTTGTGCCCTGACTTGGCAAGTCCCTTTAAGCACAATCTTCAAAGAGACTGACAGTTTCTCTTTATTTACTCATAATCTATTCATTCCAGTGTAgcaattctttttcttaaaatatacagcAGTAAAAGCAGAACAAACATATCATTTCAGAGCCTCCTTTGGCATCAGTGAGGCCTGAGCTGTGCTGGGCGCAGGGGAGCCAGGCTGGAGAGTCTCtggcctgagccatctctggctcATAAATACAGCCTGGCACTGGGAAGACCATGTGGGGGACAACTTGAGTGATGGGCATTCATCAGTCCTAAGTCAatgctcccccatccccaccccactccaaattagaaaacaaaattgcTTATGAAAATAATGGAGGTAGCCAGATTGCTGGGTGGCTATGGAGAGGCTTTGCCAGGCCTTGCTTTTCTGACCCATCAGCCCTTGCGCTGAACCCTGGCCTGCCACCACTAAGGGGAAGACTTTAAATTTTGCCCTGGTGGCCCTCACCATTTAGCATAATAAAGAAGCTGT of Peromyscus leucopus breed LL Stock chromosome 5, UCI_PerLeu_2.1, whole genome shotgun sequence contains these proteins:
- the Ptf1a gene encoding pancreas transcription factor 1 subunit alpha → MDAVLLEHFPGGLDTFPSAYFDEEDFFTDQSSRDPLEDGDELLGDEQAEVEFLSHQLHEYCYRDGACLLLQPAPSAAPHALASQPLGDPSEPEDSGGYCCEAGGPLGGFPYSPSSPPSCLAYPCTAVLSPGARLRGLNRAAAAAAAAARRRRRVRSEAELQQLRQAANVRERRRMQSINDAFEGLRSHIPTLPYEKRLSKVDTLRLAIGYINFLSELVQADLPLRGGGPGGCGGPGGSRHLGGDSPGNQAQKVIICHRGTRSPSPSDPDYGLPPLAGHSLSWTDEKQLKEQNIIRTAKVWTPEDPRKLNSKSFDNIENQPPFEFMS